One Cucurbita pepo subsp. pepo cultivar mu-cu-16 chromosome LG09, ASM280686v2, whole genome shotgun sequence DNA window includes the following coding sequences:
- the LOC111802760 gene encoding amino-acid permease BAT1 homolog: protein MLASNGDVLLDTGHSRLNELGYKQELKRDLSVFSNFAFSFSIISVLTGITTLYNNGLNFGGPVSLVYGWLIAGVFTMCVGLSMAEICSSYPTSGGLYYWSAKLAGPTWAPFASWMTGWFNIVGQWAVTTSIDYSLAQLIQVIVLLSTGGINNGGYEASKYVVIIFHGGILLVHAIMNSLPISWLSFFGQFAAAWNFFGVFLLTFLVPLVATERASPEFVFTHFNADNGEGINSKLYIFVLGLLMSQYTLTGYDASAHMTEETIEADKNGPRGIISSIGISIVVGWCYIVGITFAVTNIPNLLDKNNDAGGYAIAEIFYQAFKSRYGNGVGGIICLGVVAVAIFFCGMSSVTSNSRMVYAFSRDGAMPLSSTWHRVNQNEVPINAVWLSALISFCMALTSLGSTVAFNAMVSIATIGLYIAYALPIFFRVTLARRSFVPGPFNLGRYGIFVGWVAVLWVTTISVLFSLPVEYPITNETLNYTPVAVGCMLIVTISTWILNAQHWFKGPVTNIPT, encoded by the exons ATGCTGGCTTCAAACGGCGATGTTTTGCTTGATACTGGTCATTCTCGTCTTAATGAGCTTGGATACAAACAAGAACTCAAGCGCGACCTCTC GGTGTTTTCTAATTTTGCGTTTTCGTTTTCGATTATCTCCGTGCTCACTGGTATTACTACTCTTTACAATAATGGGCTGAATTTTGGTGGCCCTGTTTCGTTGGTTTATGGATGGTTGATTGCTGGTGTTTTCACTATGTGTGTTGGATTGTCCATGGCTGAGATCTGTTCTTCGTATCCTACTTCTGGAGGTCTCTACTATTGGAGTGCCAAGCTTGCTGGTCCAACTTGGGCTCCTTTTGCCTCTTGGATGACTGGCTG GTTTAACATTGTTGGACAG TGGGCTGTCACAACAAGTATTGATTATTCACTTGCTCAGCTAATTCAAGTGATAGTTCTGCTTAGCACAGGGGGTATAAACAATGGAGGATATGAGGCATCTAAATATGTAGTGATTATTTTCCATGGTGGAATTTTGTTGGTACATGCTATCATGAACAGCCTGCCCATTTCATGGTTGTCTTTCTTTGGACAGTTTGCTGCAGCATGGAACTTTTTCG GTGTTTTTCTTCTTACATTTCTCGTTCCCTTGGTGGCAACGGAAAGGGCCAGCCCCGAGTTTGTCTTCACTCATTTCAATGCCGATAACGGCGAAGGAATTAACAGTAAACTTTACATATTTGTTTTGGGACTTCTGATGAGTCAATATACCCTAACTGGATATGACGCTTCTGCTCATATG ACAGAAGAAACGATAGAAGCAGATAAGAACGGACCGAGGGGAATTATTAGTTCTATTGGGATATCAATTGTTGTTGGTTGGTGTTACATAGTCGGCATCACCTTCGCCGTTACCAACATCCCGAACCTTTTGGATAAAAACAATGATGCTGGAGGTTATGCCATTGCTGAAATATTTTACCAAGCATTCAAGAGCAGATATGGGAATGGAGTTGGGGGAATTATTTGCTTAGGTGTGGTAGCTGTAGCGATTTTCTTCTGTGGAATGAGCTCTGTCACTAGTAACTCCAG GATGGTTTACGCATTCTCCAGAGATGGAGCGATGCCATTATCGTCAACATGGCATAGAGTGAACCAAAACGAGGTCCCCATAAACGCAGTTTGGCTCTCCGCTTTAATATCGTTTTGCATGGCATTAACG TCTCTTGGAAGCACAGTGGCCTTTAACGCCATGGTCTCTATAGCAACAATTGGTCTGTACATTGCATATGCCTTGCCCATATTTTTTAGGGTGACTTTGGCAAGGAGATCCTTTGTGCCAGGACCTTTCAACTTGGGTCGCTATGGGATCTTCGTTGGTTGGGTAGCAGTTCTTTGGGTGACGACAATTTCGGTTCTCTTTTCGTTACCTGTCGAGTACCCGATTACGAACGAGACTCTCAACTACACCCCTGTCGCCGTTGGCTGCATGTTGATCGTTACCATTTCTACCTGGATCTTGAATGCTCAACATTGGTTCAAAGGGCCTGTAACTAACATACCAACTTGA